AATGGCGACGCGCATGGTGATCGATAACGCCACGGTGCTGGCGAATTATTTCGCCATGAGTGAACTGACGCTCGGTTTGACGGTTATCGCTGTCGGCACCAGTCTTCCGGAACTGGCAACGGCGATTGCCGGCGTGCGAAAAGGTGAAAACGATATTGCCGTCGGTAATATCATTGGCGCCAACATTTTTAATCTCGCCATCGTGTTGGGATTGCCTGCGCTGATTGCGCCGGGAGATATTAACCCGCTGGCATTTGGCCGTGATTATAGTGTGATGTTGCTGGTCAGCGTCGTTTTCGCCTTATTGTGCTGGCGGCATCCACGCAAGATTGGCCGGGGCGCAGGTATACTGCTGACCGGCGGTTTTATCATATGGCTGGCGATGCTGTATTGGCTATCGCCACTTCTTGTTGGATAACTGGAAACGGACTATGTCGCATTTAGCGTTACAACCGGGGTTTGACTTTCAGCAGGCAGGCAAAGAGGTCCTGGAGATTGAACGTGAAGGCCTGGCGGAGCTTGATCAATACATCAACCAGAATTTCACGCTGGCATGTGAAAAGATGTTCAACTGCACCGGAAAAGTGGTAGTGATGGGCATGGGCAAATCCGGCCATATCGGACGGAAGATGGCCGCCACTTTCGCCAGTACCGGCACGTCTTCCTTTTTTGTGCATCCGGGGGAAGCCGCTCACGGCGATTTGGGAATGGTTACGCCGCAGGATGTCGTTATTGCTATCTCTAATTCCGGCGAATCCAGCGAGATCGCGGCGTTAATCCCGGTGCTTAAACGCCTGCACGTCCCGTTAATTTGTATTACCGGGCGGCCGGAAAGCAGCATGGCGCGTGCGGCAGATGTGCATCTGTGTGTTAAAGTACCCAAAGAAGCCTGTCCATTAGGGTTGGCGCCCACCAGTAGCACCACCGCAACGCTGGTGATGGGCGATGCGCTTGCTGTGGCATTATTAAAAGCCCGCGGCTTTACCGCCGAGGATTTCGCTCTGTCGCATCCTGGCGGCGCGCTGGGACGTAAGCTGCTGCTGCGTGTAAGCGATATTATGCATACGGGCGATGAGATCCCGCATGTGAATAAACACGCCAGCCTGCGCGATGCGCTGTTAGAAATCACGCGTAAAAATCTCGGCATGACCGTGATTTGCGATGAATCGATGAAGATCGACGGTATCTTCACCGATGGCGATTTACGCCGCGTGTTCGACATGGGCGGTGATATGCGCCAGTTAGGGATCGCCGATGTGATGACGCCTGGCGGCATTCGCGTGCGTCCCGGCATTCTCGCCGTCGATGCGTTGAATTTAATGCAGTCCCGCCATATCACTTCCGTACTGGTTGCTGATGGCGACCAGTTGCTCGGTGTGTTACATATGCATGATCTCCTGCGTGCAGGCGTCGTGTAGAAAATCAAGGATAATTAACGATGAGTAAAGCAGGTGCGTCGCTTGCGACCTGTTACGGCCCCGTCAGTACCCACGTCATTAAAAAGGCGGAGCATATCCGCCTGCTTATTCTGGATGTGGATGGCGTGCTATCTGACGGCCTGATTTATATGGGCAATAACGGCGAAGAGCTGAAAGCCTTCAACGTCCGTGACGGCTACGGCATTCGCTGTGCTTTGACCTCCGATATTGAGGTTGCCATTATTACCGGACGAAAGGCTAAACTGGTAGAAGATCGCTGCGCCACGCTGGGGATCACCCATCTTTATCAGGGGCAGGCGAATAAAGTGCTCGCCTTTGGTGACCTGCTGGAAAAACTGGCGATTGCGCCGGAAAACGTCGCCTACGTCGGTGATGATCTCATTGACTGGCCAGTGATGGAAAAAGTGGGATTAAGTGTTGCCGTTGCAGATGCGCACCCGCTGTTGATCCCCCGCGCTGATTATGTGACGCATATTGCCGGCGGGCGCGGCGCGGTACGTGAAGTGTGCGATTTGC
The Salmonella bongori NCTC 12419 DNA segment above includes these coding regions:
- the kdsD gene encoding arabinose-5-phosphate isomerase KdsD, with translation MSHLALQPGFDFQQAGKEVLEIEREGLAELDQYINQNFTLACEKMFNCTGKVVVMGMGKSGHIGRKMAATFASTGTSSFFVHPGEAAHGDLGMVTPQDVVIAISNSGESSEIAALIPVLKRLHVPLICITGRPESSMARAADVHLCVKVPKEACPLGLAPTSSTTATLVMGDALAVALLKARGFTAEDFALSHPGGALGRKLLLRVSDIMHTGDEIPHVNKHASLRDALLEITRKNLGMTVICDESMKIDGIFTDGDLRRVFDMGGDMRQLGIADVMTPGGIRVRPGILAVDALNLMQSRHITSVLVADGDQLLGVLHMHDLLRAGVV
- the kdsC gene encoding 3-deoxy-manno-octulosonate-8-phosphatase KdsC, with translation MSKAGASLATCYGPVSTHVIKKAEHIRLLILDVDGVLSDGLIYMGNNGEELKAFNVRDGYGIRCALTSDIEVAIITGRKAKLVEDRCATLGITHLYQGQANKVLAFGDLLEKLAIAPENVAYVGDDLIDWPVMEKVGLSVAVADAHPLLIPRADYVTHIAGGRGAVREVCDLLLLAQGKLDEAKGQSI